A stretch of the Malus domestica chromosome 08, GDT2T_hap1 genome encodes the following:
- the LOC139198069 gene encoding uncharacterized protein, giving the protein MDLNAAGSHRKFQLNELDEIRHEAYENASIYKKKTKAFHDKMIRGKTFSIGQKVLLFNSRLRLFPVQIQSLKMGHEFKVNGHRLKPYYEHFKEHAVEDISLHAVGSNEE; this is encoded by the exons ATGGACCTAAATGCCGCAGGAAGTCATAGGAAGTTTCAACTcaatgaacttgatgagatacggcatgAGGCGTATGAGAATGCTAGCATTTACAAGaagaagaccaaagctttccatgataagatgattcGAGGCAAAACATTCTCCATAGGACAGAAAGTGCTCTTGTTCAACTCCCGTTTAcggttgtttcccg tccaaatccaaagcttgaaaatgggacatgaattcaaggtgaatgggcaccgattgaagccctattatgagcaCTTTAAGGAGCATGCCGTGGAGGACATCTccctgcatgccgtgggctccaatgagGAGTGA